Proteins encoded within one genomic window of Amorphoplanes friuliensis DSM 7358:
- a CDS encoding S1 RNA-binding domain-containing protein: MRYADLESGQVLRGVVSSVHNFGLLVDVGGITGLVNAAHLTWSHDITHPDQVARTGDALTVMVVDVDLDRERATFSLKALEPDPLAAFARTALGTTMTGEVIRVAPFGVFVRVAEGIAGLVRDHPAETGDLLRVEITAINLAHRRVTLRPLP, translated from the coding sequence GTGCGGTACGCAGATCTGGAATCCGGGCAGGTCCTCCGCGGTGTCGTGTCGTCAGTGCACAACTTCGGTCTCCTGGTCGATGTCGGTGGCATCACCGGTCTGGTGAACGCCGCCCACCTCACCTGGTCGCACGACATCACCCACCCCGATCAGGTCGCGCGCACCGGGGACGCGCTGACCGTGATGGTCGTGGACGTCGACCTGGACCGTGAACGCGCAACGTTCTCCCTGAAGGCGCTCGAACCGGATCCGCTCGCCGCCTTCGCTCGGACGGCCCTGGGCACCACGATGACCGGCGAGGTGATCCGCGTCGCGCCGTTCGGCGTCTTCGTGCGCGTTGCCGAGGGCATCGCCGGCCTGGTGCGGGACCACCCCGCCGAGACCGGCGACCTGCTCCGGGTCGAAATCACCGCTATCAACCTGGCCCACCGCCGAGTCACCCTGCGCCCCCTGCCCTGA
- a CDS encoding tetratricopeptide repeat protein produces the protein MRKRWTRPALVITLAAATLVGAGVALGPLRKPPAETAAPVSPTRDLDAYVTRTSVHLADVPGDWQAWAQLGLAHVQLARITYDPGHYPAAEKALRRSLTVRPQRNAAALTGLGALAAARHNFREAAGFAERAVAADHYSADAYGVLTDAYVELGRYPEATRAVQRMLDLRPDTGSFGRASYLFELRGNLPKANELMRRALDVAVDPADITFALTHLAELAFNAGDLGTATGYLTEGLSRRPGEPALLADRAKVSAARGDLDAALTDLRAATATLPTVDHLVTLADTLEAAGRSRTATDDLVRVSTRLPGAGPSTTDIDLVLFHADRGEGAAAVAQGRALLAARPSVTVETAYAWALHSAGRDREARKHADRGLRLGTRDARAHYYRAMIRLELGDRAGARTDLTQALRINPHFSLRYAPKARAQLADLDGPA, from the coding sequence GTGCGCAAACGTTGGACCCGGCCGGCACTGGTCATCACCCTGGCCGCGGCGACTCTCGTCGGCGCGGGGGTGGCGCTGGGCCCCTTGCGGAAGCCGCCGGCCGAGACCGCGGCCCCGGTCTCACCCACGCGGGACCTCGACGCGTACGTCACCCGGACGAGTGTTCATCTCGCCGACGTGCCGGGCGACTGGCAGGCGTGGGCGCAGCTCGGCCTGGCGCACGTCCAGCTCGCCCGCATCACCTACGACCCCGGGCACTATCCGGCGGCGGAAAAGGCTCTGCGCCGATCGCTGACCGTACGTCCACAGCGGAACGCAGCCGCGCTGACCGGTCTCGGCGCGCTCGCGGCAGCCCGGCACAACTTCCGTGAGGCGGCCGGATTTGCCGAGCGGGCGGTCGCCGCCGACCACTACTCCGCCGACGCGTACGGCGTGCTCACCGACGCGTACGTCGAACTCGGCCGCTATCCCGAGGCCACGCGGGCCGTGCAACGGATGCTCGATCTGCGCCCCGACACCGGCTCGTTCGGCCGCGCCTCCTACCTCTTCGAGCTCCGCGGCAACCTGCCCAAGGCGAACGAGCTGATGCGCCGAGCCCTCGACGTCGCCGTCGACCCGGCCGACATCACCTTCGCGCTGACACACCTGGCCGAGCTGGCGTTCAACGCGGGCGACCTCGGCACCGCGACCGGCTACCTCACCGAGGGCCTGTCCCGCCGCCCCGGCGAACCCGCGCTGCTGGCCGACCGCGCCAAGGTCAGTGCCGCCCGCGGTGATCTCGACGCGGCGCTCACCGATCTCCGCGCCGCCACCGCGACCCTCCCGACCGTCGACCACCTGGTCACCCTGGCCGACACCCTCGAGGCCGCGGGCCGGTCCCGCACCGCGACAGACGATCTTGTACGCGTGAGCACCCGTCTCCCCGGCGCCGGCCCGTCGACCACCGACATCGACCTGGTGCTGTTCCACGCCGACCGTGGCGAAGGTGCGGCCGCCGTCGCCCAGGGACGTGCGCTGCTGGCCGCCCGCCCGAGCGTGACCGTGGAGACCGCGTACGCCTGGGCCCTGCACTCGGCGGGCCGCGACCGCGAGGCCCGGAAGCACGCGGACCGCGGTCTGCGCCTCGGCACACGCGACGCCCGCGCGCACTACTACCGGGCGATGATCCGCCTCGAACTCGGCGACCGCGCCGGCGCCCGCACCGACCTCACGCAGGCACTCCGCATCAACCCCCACTTCTCCCTGCGCTACGCCCCGAAGGCCCGCGCGCAGCTCGCCGACCTGGACGGACCTGCATGA
- a CDS encoding TetR/AcrR family transcriptional regulator produces the protein MPDQARRSERSRVAILTAARELLAEAGYAELTIEAIAARAGVGKQTIYRWWRGKGAIILDALMETGDNVEPLPDSGDLRADLVAVVRATVAELADPRLSATTRALTIETLSNDELAEQVRDRVLRPQMEAIKDRLRTGPLRPEINLDQAVELLIGPPYHRWMLRTGPLTDEYADGVVDLALAAFQK, from the coding sequence ATGCCAGATCAGGCCCGCCGCAGCGAACGTTCGCGGGTGGCGATCCTCACCGCCGCCCGGGAGTTGCTGGCCGAGGCCGGTTACGCCGAGCTGACGATCGAGGCGATCGCGGCCCGGGCCGGGGTCGGCAAGCAGACGATCTACCGCTGGTGGCGGGGCAAGGGCGCGATCATCCTCGACGCGCTGATGGAGACGGGCGACAACGTCGAGCCGTTGCCGGACAGCGGGGACCTCCGGGCCGATCTGGTCGCCGTCGTCCGGGCCACGGTCGCGGAGCTGGCCGATCCCCGTCTCTCCGCGACGACCCGGGCGCTGACCATCGAGACCCTCAGCAACGACGAGCTCGCCGAACAGGTCCGCGACCGGGTGCTGCGCCCCCAGATGGAGGCGATCAAGGACCGGCTGCGCACCGGGCCCCTACGACCCGAGATCAACCTGGATCAGGCGGTGGAGCTGCTGATCGGCCCGCCCTACCACCGCTGGATGCTCCGCACCGGACCTCTCACCGACGAATACGCGGACGGCGTCGTCGATCTGGCCCTGGCCGCCTTCCAGAAGTAG
- a CDS encoding YggT family protein has protein sequence MGLVLAIVSLVLLLMQVLLIARAVLDWTVALAGPTAYGSVRSRLLAGAHAVTEPVLAPVRRVLPPLRLGGMAIDLSFIVVFLAIVIIRSLIG, from the coding sequence ATGGGTCTGGTGCTCGCCATTGTGAGCCTGGTGTTGCTGCTGATGCAGGTGCTGTTGATCGCCCGCGCGGTGCTCGACTGGACCGTGGCGCTGGCCGGACCTACCGCTTACGGGTCTGTTCGGTCGCGGCTGCTGGCCGGTGCGCACGCAGTCACGGAGCCGGTGCTGGCGCCGGTTCGCCGGGTGTTGCCGCCGTTGCGGCTGGGTGGCATGGCGATTGATCTGTCGTTCATCGTGGTGTTCCTGGCCATTGTGATCATCCGCTCCCTGATCGGCTGA
- a CDS encoding alpha/beta fold hydrolase, whose amino-acid sequence MPEVISQDGTTIVYDRSGAGPALILIDGAMCHRSAGPMQALATLLTDHFTVYTYDRRGRGESGDTAPYAPEREAEDVQALIAEAGGTAYLYAMSSGGAVALRTPGAAGVVLYEPPFGLGSREYTDRLRELLAAGSNGDAVALFMRNVGVPEPVVTGMRNQPGFASVEAIAPTLAYDDELLTEMPADQGVPLLVVSGSASPESLQKAARMTAEAFPGADHRTLEGQTHDVQPAALAPVLIDFLRNAGAGPR is encoded by the coding sequence ATGCCGGAAGTCATTTCCCAGGACGGCACCACCATCGTGTACGACCGCAGCGGCGCCGGACCAGCGCTCATCCTGATCGACGGGGCGATGTGCCACCGCTCGGCGGGGCCGATGCAAGCGCTGGCCACGTTGCTGACCGATCACTTCACCGTCTACACCTACGACCGGCGGGGACGGGGCGAGAGCGGGGACACCGCGCCCTACGCACCGGAGCGGGAGGCCGAGGACGTGCAGGCGCTCATCGCCGAGGCCGGCGGTACGGCGTACCTGTATGCGATGTCCTCGGGTGGCGCCGTCGCGCTGAGGACGCCCGGAGCGGCCGGTGTGGTTCTTTACGAGCCGCCGTTCGGGCTCGGCTCCCGGGAGTACACCGATCGGCTGCGGGAATTGCTCGCCGCCGGATCAAATGGTGATGCCGTGGCGCTGTTCATGCGCAATGTCGGCGTTCCCGAGCCGGTGGTGACCGGAATGCGGAACCAGCCGGGGTTCGCGTCGGTGGAAGCGATCGCACCCACACTGGCCTACGACGACGAGTTGCTGACGGAAATGCCGGCCGACCAGGGAGTGCCGTTGCTGGTGGTGTCCGGCAGTGCCAGCCCGGAAAGCCTGCAGAAAGCGGCGCGAATGACGGCGGAGGCCTTCCCGGGGGCGGACCATCGCACGCTCGAAGGCCAGACGCACGACGTGCAACCGGCCGCCCTGGCGCCCGTGCTGATCGACTTCCTGCGGAACGCGGGGGCCGGACCCCGGTAG
- a CDS encoding DUF4331 domain-containing protein, translating to MRFTEFKRRRGLVIVTAAGVTAACVASLAPVQSIASSHREAPLIASTPSLDNTDLYAFVSPDDANTVTMVASWQPFEEPNGGPNFYPFAEKTAHDINIDNNGDAKPDITYRWMFTTSYQNPNTFLYNTGVVSSLQDKDLNVRQTYKLERITPSGTKTILSSARVAPSFTGKASMPNYESLSNAAVTSAGAGAKSFAGQSDDAFFADLRVFDLLYGGDLTEVGQDTLKGYNVNTIALKVPKSELALKGDATRNPVVGIWSTTSRMGASMHGKPATMNQVSRLGMPLVNEVVIPLGKKNEFNATKADSDAKFLSYVQKPEVPKLIKAIYNIPAPAEPRNDLVEVFLTGVCKACGPVAADLNSQKLNKDVNPKAFAPSEQLRLNMAVPTTATPNRLGVVGGDLAGFPNGRRLSDDVIDITLQAAEGILLPNPPAAVATLGDGVNTNDHAFRSSFPYVSLSNMTTVSKS from the coding sequence ATGCGATTCACCGAGTTCAAGCGGCGCCGGGGGCTGGTCATCGTGACCGCCGCCGGTGTCACGGCCGCCTGCGTTGCCTCGCTGGCGCCGGTACAGAGCATTGCGTCCTCGCACCGGGAGGCGCCGCTGATTGCGAGCACTCCCAGCCTGGACAACACCGACCTGTACGCCTTCGTCAGCCCTGACGACGCGAACACGGTCACCATGGTGGCCAGCTGGCAGCCGTTCGAGGAGCCGAACGGCGGCCCGAACTTCTACCCGTTCGCCGAGAAGACGGCGCACGACATCAACATCGACAACAACGGTGACGCCAAGCCGGACATCACGTACCGGTGGATGTTCACCACCTCGTACCAGAACCCGAACACGTTCCTCTACAACACCGGTGTGGTCTCGTCGCTGCAGGACAAGGACCTCAACGTCCGGCAGACGTACAAGCTCGAGCGGATCACCCCGTCGGGGACCAAGACGATCCTGTCGAGCGCGCGCGTGGCGCCGTCGTTCACCGGCAAGGCGTCCATGCCGAACTACGAGTCGCTGTCCAACGCGGCTGTCACCTCGGCGGGCGCGGGCGCGAAGTCGTTCGCGGGCCAGTCCGACGACGCGTTCTTCGCCGACCTGCGGGTCTTCGACCTGCTCTACGGCGGCGACCTGACCGAGGTCGGCCAGGACACCCTCAAGGGTTACAACGTCAACACGATCGCCCTGAAGGTGCCGAAGTCGGAGCTGGCGCTCAAGGGTGACGCCACCCGCAACCCGGTCGTCGGCATCTGGTCGACCACCTCGCGCATGGGCGCCAGCATGCACGGCAAGCCGGCCACGATGAACCAGGTGTCGCGTCTCGGCATGCCGCTGGTGAACGAGGTTGTCATCCCGCTGGGCAAGAAGAACGAGTTCAACGCCACGAAGGCGGACTCCGACGCCAAGTTCCTCAGCTACGTGCAGAAGCCGGAGGTGCCGAAGCTCATCAAGGCGATCTACAACATCCCGGCGCCCGCCGAGCCGCGGAACGACCTCGTCGAGGTCTTCCTCACCGGTGTGTGCAAGGCCTGTGGCCCGGTTGCCGCGGACCTGAACTCGCAGAAGCTCAACAAGGACGTCAACCCGAAGGCGTTCGCGCCGAGCGAGCAGCTGCGTCTCAACATGGCGGTGCCGACGACGGCCACCCCGAACCGGCTCGGTGTGGTCGGCGGTGACCTGGCCGGCTTCCCGAACGGACGCCGGCTCTCCGACGACGTCATCGACATCACGCTCCAGGCGGCCGAGGGCATCCTGCTCCCGAACCCGCCCGCAGCCGTGGCGACCCTGGGCGACGGTGTCAACACCAACGACCACGCGTTCCGGAGCAGCTTCCCGTACGTCTCGCTGTCGAACATGACAACGGTCAGCAAGTCCTGA
- a CDS encoding FtsX-like permease family protein → MIRFGLRLTLAGGREALVRLVVIAVAVALGVGMLLTALAGAGGVTTQNDRYGWANSAFAPGAEDGPDPLWWQTRIDGFDRRTVGRVDLAATGAASPVPPGLPRLPAAGEYFASPELAQLLATTPAAQLGDRFPGRLAGTIGPEALPAPDSLVAVVGYAPEVLSQRPGVSRVGKIQTVAPTSCPQGCWSGIPAAGLQLILAVVAAALIFPLLILIGSATRLAATRREQRFAAMRLVGATPRQVSVVSAVESTVSAFAGTALGFALFFLFRDTLAAIPFTGSPMFPSDLALGPVTVIGVALGVPVAAALVARFALRQVQISPLGVTRRVTPKPPRVWRVIPLLLGLGELAYFIGRRPDTTSGQLLAFLPGILVIMLGLIIAGPWLTMAGARLVARRASRPASLIAARRLADNPRAGFRTVSGLVLALFVTTVAVGVMGSIAAEQNVSREDPSAAGLFTLFRDEDRAPTGDPVPAALTSLPGVRGVAVTRVPPESVPVPHVEIGELGWPYALVSCADVARIPDARQCAPGAEVAWTWPGLDGPPGWQGTWPRADVDAAALTGFKVMAILTVTDGSTPALEEARTVLQNAHPMLYSPYSGVEFQADSARVFNGWKQLANVVILTSLAIAGCSLAVSIAGGLSDRRRPFSLLRLTGVSLGTLRRVVALESVTPLLVAAVVALGSGLLAAQLFLTAQMDSTLSPPSVSFYVIVVAGLATSLAVIASTMPLLRRITGPEAARNE, encoded by the coding sequence ATGATCCGCTTCGGGCTGAGGCTCACGCTCGCCGGCGGTCGCGAAGCACTCGTACGCCTGGTGGTCATCGCCGTAGCGGTGGCGCTGGGCGTCGGCATGCTGCTGACCGCGCTGGCCGGTGCCGGGGGAGTCACCACACAGAACGACCGGTACGGATGGGCGAACTCGGCTTTTGCGCCCGGAGCGGAGGACGGACCGGATCCACTGTGGTGGCAGACCCGCATCGACGGCTTCGACCGCCGTACCGTCGGACGGGTTGATCTTGCCGCGACCGGTGCGGCCTCGCCGGTGCCGCCCGGCCTGCCCCGGCTGCCCGCCGCAGGCGAATACTTCGCCTCACCGGAGCTGGCGCAGCTGCTCGCCACCACACCGGCCGCGCAGCTCGGGGACCGGTTCCCGGGCCGCCTCGCCGGCACGATCGGCCCGGAAGCCCTGCCCGCGCCCGACTCCCTGGTCGCCGTCGTCGGGTACGCCCCGGAGGTGCTGTCCCAACGCCCCGGCGTCTCGCGCGTCGGCAAGATCCAGACAGTCGCACCGACGTCCTGCCCTCAGGGCTGCTGGAGCGGCATCCCGGCGGCCGGGCTGCAGCTGATCCTGGCCGTGGTGGCCGCGGCGCTGATCTTCCCGCTGCTGATCCTCATCGGCTCGGCCACCCGGCTGGCCGCCACCCGGCGTGAACAGCGCTTCGCGGCGATGCGCCTGGTCGGTGCCACACCCCGGCAGGTGTCCGTGGTGTCCGCCGTCGAGTCGACCGTGTCGGCGTTCGCGGGTACGGCCCTGGGGTTTGCCCTGTTCTTCCTGTTCAGGGACACGCTGGCGGCGATCCCGTTCACCGGGTCGCCGATGTTCCCGTCCGATCTGGCGCTCGGACCGGTCACGGTGATCGGCGTGGCGCTCGGGGTGCCGGTCGCGGCGGCACTGGTCGCCCGGTTCGCGCTGCGCCAGGTGCAGATCTCACCGCTCGGCGTCACCCGGCGGGTCACGCCGAAACCGCCGCGCGTCTGGCGGGTGATCCCGCTCCTGCTCGGGCTCGGCGAGCTCGCGTACTTCATCGGGCGCAGGCCGGACACCACCAGCGGGCAGCTGCTCGCGTTCCTGCCGGGGATCCTGGTCATCATGCTCGGCCTGATCATCGCCGGGCCGTGGCTGACGATGGCCGGTGCCCGGCTGGTCGCCCGCCGCGCGAGCCGGCCCGCCTCGCTCATCGCCGCGCGGCGGCTCGCCGACAACCCGCGGGCCGGTTTCCGGACGGTCAGCGGGCTGGTGCTCGCCCTCTTCGTCACCACCGTGGCGGTCGGCGTGATGGGCAGCATCGCCGCCGAGCAGAACGTCTCCCGGGAGGACCCCAGCGCCGCCGGTCTCTTCACCCTCTTCCGGGACGAGGACCGCGCACCGACCGGAGATCCGGTCCCGGCCGCGCTGACCTCGCTTCCGGGCGTACGGGGAGTGGCGGTGACCAGAGTCCCGCCGGAGAGTGTGCCGGTGCCGCACGTCGAGATCGGTGAGCTGGGCTGGCCCTACGCGCTGGTGTCCTGCGCCGACGTCGCCCGGATCCCCGACGCGAGGCAATGCGCACCCGGCGCCGAGGTCGCCTGGACCTGGCCCGGGCTGGACGGCCCGCCCGGCTGGCAGGGGACCTGGCCCCGCGCGGACGTGGATGCCGCGGCGCTGACCGGCTTCAAGGTGATGGCCATCCTCACGGTCACCGACGGCTCGACACCCGCGCTCGAAGAAGCCCGGACCGTCCTCCAGAACGCCCACCCGATGCTCTACTCGCCCTACTCCGGGGTCGAGTTCCAGGCGGACTCGGCGCGGGTCTTCAACGGCTGGAAGCAACTGGCCAACGTGGTCATCCTGACCAGCCTGGCCATCGCAGGCTGCAGCCTGGCGGTGAGCATCGCCGGTGGGCTCAGCGACCGGCGCCGGCCGTTCAGCCTGCTGCGGCTCACGGGTGTGTCCCTCGGCACGTTGCGCCGCGTCGTCGCGCTGGAGAGCGTCACTCCGTTGCTGGTCGCAGCCGTGGTGGCGCTGGGATCCGGTCTGCTCGCCGCGCAGCTCTTCCTGACCGCTCAGATGGATTCGACGCTGTCCCCGCCCTCGGTCTCGTTCTATGTCATCGTGGTCGCCGGGCTCGCGACGTCGCTCGCCGTGATCGCCTCCACCATGCCGCTGCTGCGGCGCATCACCGGGCCGGAGGCGGCCCGCAACGAATGA
- a CDS encoding DinB family protein, translating to MTDDRIGPPLLGGERETVRAFLDYHRATLEMKCAGLSDDELRQRSMPPSTLTLMGLLRHLAEVERTWFRRVINAEDIPLIWSDSGDFQAAYDPAGSTGAEAFTVWREEVEHSRRIEREAESLDVTGYQARWEEKVSLRLVMLHMIHEYARHNGHADFLREGVDGTVGA from the coding sequence GTGACCGACGACCGGATCGGACCACCCCTGCTCGGCGGGGAGCGCGAGACCGTCCGCGCGTTCCTTGACTACCACCGGGCGACGCTGGAGATGAAGTGCGCGGGACTGTCCGACGACGAGCTGCGGCAGCGGTCGATGCCGCCGTCGACCCTGACGCTGATGGGTCTCCTGCGGCACCTGGCGGAGGTGGAACGCACCTGGTTCCGCCGGGTCATCAACGCCGAGGACATCCCGCTGATCTGGTCGGACTCCGGTGACTTCCAGGCCGCGTACGACCCGGCGGGCTCCACGGGTGCGGAGGCGTTCACGGTCTGGCGCGAGGAGGTCGAGCACTCGCGCCGCATCGAGCGGGAGGCCGAGTCGCTCGACGTGACGGGATACCAGGCGCGGTGGGAGGAGAAGGTCTCACTGCGCCTGGTGATGCTCCACATGATCCACGAGTACGCCCGGCACAACGGTCACGCCGACTTCCTCCGCGAGGGTGTCGACGGGACGGTCGGAGCCTGA
- a CDS encoding macrolide family glycosyltransferase: MSHVAMVSIPEHGHVNPSLEVIRELVRRGHRVTYANDPSFAAAVRDTGAELRPYASTLPSVTWTDDPIDGLTIFLDDGIAMLPQLRAAYEHDRPDLFLYDIAGAPARLLGEQWGIPAVQLSPAIVAWDGYEQETAPMVEALRSDPRGADYYARFTAWLTENGSSTTDSVAFMGRPARCLALIPRAMQPQADRVDPKVYSFVGPILGDRGTWTRPAGASQVLLVSLGSEFTDHPDFYRRCIEAYGDLPGWHTVLQIGKHVDPAVLGAVPASVEVHPWVPQLAVLEQADAFLTHAGMGGSSEGLFTGTPMLAAPQAADQFDNADRLVELGVARKVDTTTSTAAELRAALLALMADGAVLRRSASLRAELRAQAGAAHAADLIEAELPASIGSSSAG; this comes from the coding sequence ATGAGTCACGTCGCAATGGTGAGCATCCCGGAGCACGGCCATGTCAACCCGAGCCTCGAAGTGATCCGCGAGCTGGTCCGCCGCGGCCACCGCGTGACCTACGCCAACGACCCCTCGTTCGCCGCCGCCGTGCGTGACACCGGTGCGGAGCTCCGTCCGTATGCCTCCACCCTCCCGTCGGTGACCTGGACGGACGACCCGATCGACGGACTCACGATCTTCCTCGACGACGGCATCGCCATGCTGCCGCAGCTCCGGGCCGCCTACGAGCACGACCGGCCGGACCTCTTCCTGTACGACATCGCGGGCGCACCGGCCCGGCTCCTGGGCGAGCAGTGGGGCATCCCCGCGGTGCAGCTCTCCCCGGCGATCGTCGCGTGGGACGGCTACGAGCAGGAGACCGCCCCGATGGTCGAGGCGCTCCGCAGCGACCCGCGCGGCGCCGACTACTACGCGCGCTTCACGGCCTGGCTGACCGAGAACGGCTCGTCCACGACCGACAGCGTCGCGTTCATGGGCCGCCCCGCCCGGTGCCTGGCGCTGATCCCCAGAGCCATGCAACCCCAGGCGGACCGTGTCGACCCGAAGGTATACAGCTTCGTCGGCCCGATCCTCGGCGACCGCGGCACCTGGACCCGCCCCGCCGGGGCCTCGCAGGTGCTCCTCGTCTCGCTGGGCTCGGAGTTCACCGACCACCCGGACTTCTACCGGCGCTGCATCGAGGCCTACGGCGACCTGCCCGGCTGGCACACCGTGCTCCAGATCGGCAAACACGTCGACCCCGCGGTCCTCGGCGCGGTGCCGGCGAGCGTCGAGGTGCACCCGTGGGTCCCGCAGCTGGCGGTGCTCGAGCAGGCGGACGCGTTCCTCACCCACGCCGGCATGGGTGGCAGCTCCGAGGGCCTCTTCACCGGTACGCCCATGCTGGCCGCACCCCAGGCGGCGGACCAGTTCGACAACGCGGACCGCCTCGTCGAGTTGGGCGTGGCCCGGAAGGTCGACACCACGACCAGCACGGCGGCGGAGTTGAGGGCTGCGCTGCTCGCGCTCATGGCCGACGGTGCCGTGCTGCGCCGGTCGGCCTCGTTGCGGGCGGAGCTGCGGGCACAGGCTGGCGCCGCACACGCTGCGGATCTGATCGAGGCAGAGCTGCCCGCGAGCATCGGTTCGTCCTCCGCGGGGTGA
- a CDS encoding PadR family transcriptional regulator has product MTVPLTLLGLLEREPSHGYDLKRDYDAFFGRGKPLSFGQVYATLSRLARDGKVVISDVEPGEGPDRKRYIITDVGATEVDTWLKEPVAAEPHLQTVLFAKVTLALMLGRNAEAYLDTQRAAHLQRMRELTEIKRNGSLVDALLADHGLFHLEADLRWIELTSVRLESLAKAVRG; this is encoded by the coding sequence ATGACGGTGCCGTTGACACTTCTGGGGCTGCTCGAGCGGGAGCCCAGCCATGGTTACGACCTCAAGCGGGATTACGACGCGTTTTTCGGGCGGGGCAAGCCGCTGTCGTTCGGGCAGGTCTACGCGACGCTCAGCCGGCTCGCGCGGGACGGCAAGGTGGTCATCAGCGACGTCGAGCCCGGTGAGGGGCCGGACCGGAAGCGCTACATCATCACCGATGTCGGCGCCACCGAAGTCGACACCTGGCTCAAGGAGCCCGTCGCCGCCGAGCCGCACCTGCAGACCGTGCTCTTCGCCAAGGTCACCCTCGCGCTGATGCTGGGGCGTAACGCCGAGGCCTATCTCGACACGCAGCGTGCCGCGCACCTGCAGCGGATGCGGGAGCTGACCGAGATCAAGCGGAACGGAAGCCTGGTCGACGCGTTGCTGGCCGACCACGGGCTGTTCCACCTCGAGGCGGATCTGCGGTGGATCGAGCTCACCTCGGTGCGGCTGGAGTCGCTGGCGAAGGCGGTGCGGGGATGA
- a CDS encoding ABC transporter ATP-binding protein: protein MTEMLLEARDVVLSFGRTQALRGAELRVAAGEILAIMGPSGSGKSTLLHCLAGILVPESGEIHFDGRRIDNLGETGRSALRRDRFGFVFQFGQLVPELSAEENVALPLLLNGVRRTKALAEARPWFDRLGLDGLEERRSGELSGGQAQRVALARGLVARPRVLFADEPTGALDTLTGEQVMDLMVSSAREQGTTVVLVTHEPRVAAYADREVIVRDGRVHALTAEAVA, encoded by the coding sequence ATGACGGAGATGCTGCTCGAGGCGCGGGACGTGGTGCTGTCGTTCGGGCGTACGCAGGCGTTGCGTGGGGCCGAGCTGAGGGTCGCCGCCGGTGAGATCCTCGCGATCATGGGACCGAGCGGGTCCGGGAAGTCGACGCTGCTGCACTGCCTGGCCGGGATCCTGGTGCCGGAGAGCGGCGAGATCCACTTCGACGGCCGGCGGATCGACAACCTCGGTGAGACCGGGCGCAGTGCGCTGCGCCGCGACAGGTTCGGGTTCGTGTTCCAGTTCGGACAGCTGGTGCCGGAGCTCAGTGCGGAGGAGAACGTGGCGTTGCCGTTGCTGCTCAACGGCGTACGCCGCACCAAGGCGCTCGCCGAGGCCCGGCCCTGGTTCGACCGGCTCGGACTGGACGGCCTCGAGGAACGCCGCTCGGGTGAACTCTCCGGCGGCCAGGCGCAGCGGGTCGCCCTGGCACGCGGGCTCGTCGCCCGGCCGCGGGTGCTGTTCGCCGACGAGCCGACCGGCGCGCTCGACACCCTCACCGGCGAGCAGGTCATGGACCTGATGGTGTCGTCGGCCCGGGAGCAGGGCACGACCGTCGTCCTGGTCACCCACGAGCCGCGGGTGGCCGCGTACGCGGATCGGGAAGTGATCGTCCGTGACGGCCGGGTGCATGCGCTGACCGCCGAGGCCGTCGCATGA
- a CDS encoding ArsR/SmtB family transcription factor, producing the protein MDELSLVFGALADPTRRTIVERLARGNATVTELAELFAISQQAVSKHLKVLEHAQLISRTRSAQSRPCVLEAERLDAAVGWVAENKQVWADRHDRLEQHLARLRGER; encoded by the coding sequence ATGGACGAGTTGAGCCTGGTCTTCGGCGCGCTGGCCGATCCCACGCGGCGGACGATCGTCGAGCGGCTGGCCCGGGGCAATGCCACCGTCACCGAGCTCGCCGAGCTGTTCGCCATCAGCCAGCAGGCGGTTTCCAAGCACCTCAAGGTGCTGGAGCACGCGCAGCTCATCTCGCGCACCCGGTCCGCGCAGTCGCGGCCCTGCGTGCTGGAGGCCGAGCGGCTCGATGCCGCGGTCGGCTGGGTCGCCGAGAACAAGCAGGTCTGGGCCGACCGCCACGACCGTCTCGAGCAGCATCTGGCCCGGCTGCGAGGCGAGCGGTGA
- a CDS encoding SRPBCC domain-containing protein has product MTQPEHLTHFWGPDGTTTPLENIVVDLRPGGVFETTMVNDADGSAYTMRAVYEVVHRPERLVWLDRGIRTTVTFVDLRDGRTEVVTHQTEAPQASAGFLSSLDRYAGYVAGLT; this is encoded by the coding sequence ATGACGCAGCCGGAGCACCTGACACATTTCTGGGGTCCCGACGGCACGACCACACCCCTCGAGAACATCGTGGTCGACCTGCGGCCCGGGGGTGTTTTCGAGACCACGATGGTGAACGACGCGGACGGCAGCGCGTACACGATGCGGGCTGTTTATGAAGTGGTGCACCGGCCGGAACGGCTGGTGTGGCTGGACCGCGGCATCAGGACCACGGTGACCTTCGTCGATCTGCGCGACGGGCGCACCGAGGTTGTCACGCACCAGACCGAGGCGCCGCAGGCGTCGGCCGGTTTCCTCAGCAGTCTCGACCGCTACGCCGGATACGTCGCCGGTCTCACCTAG